The proteins below come from a single Corynebacterium glyciniphilum AJ 3170 genomic window:
- a CDS encoding DUF3375 domain-containing protein gives MVIMRAEAAYQRTAAAFKNPTLDLLHGRYAPFVVAALSLIFTPDRPTVAISDAHVEVGDVVEELRAAGYDEDDRGSRGLPSGNGREICRYWVRVGWLVPQIEDDVEVYRLSAQAVGALEIVGRSGLGRARVSRSRVRTLLDAVEHLAHEAETDPQERIATLRAERAAIDEEIDKLERGEVDPVDDDQLLEEAENVVHLSRELPADFARVAESINAMQRDVVADLRRDVRPTGEVLREYLHRGQHVMEATPEGRAFSGALNLIGDPENIDHLTDQLSMLMALPFSRHMSADQRRELLAIARRVEQGVQEVLTAQRRASHVITAQVRTHDPVRDREVDDLLRNVMSGLQTWMQETAADARAHDAVAPLRSFPTAHLGHLRQTLNDLHPPGAPEPLRREDEEGWDNPDIEFLHADTRAWGGPHYPELEQFVADLDGPFDLATAFGTVPDDTRRPVDLLGLLEIAHRNGMEEGDDVSVVETLRPDGTVRRFAFGAVTARAAANTVKGSTE, from the coding sequence ATGGTAATCATGCGTGCAGAGGCGGCCTATCAACGGACAGCGGCGGCCTTCAAGAACCCGACCCTCGACCTGCTGCACGGCAGGTACGCGCCGTTCGTCGTCGCGGCGTTGTCACTGATCTTCACCCCGGACCGTCCCACCGTGGCGATTTCCGACGCACACGTCGAGGTCGGCGACGTCGTCGAGGAGCTCCGCGCTGCAGGATACGACGAGGACGACCGGGGCTCCCGGGGTCTGCCCTCCGGGAACGGTCGGGAGATCTGCCGCTACTGGGTCCGCGTCGGCTGGTTGGTTCCCCAGATCGAGGACGACGTCGAGGTCTACCGGCTCTCCGCCCAGGCCGTCGGTGCCCTGGAGATCGTCGGTCGCAGTGGTCTCGGCCGTGCCCGGGTGTCCCGCTCCCGCGTCCGGACCCTGTTGGACGCGGTCGAGCACCTCGCCCACGAGGCCGAGACAGACCCGCAGGAACGTATCGCCACGCTGCGCGCGGAACGTGCGGCGATTGACGAGGAGATCGATAAACTCGAACGCGGGGAGGTCGACCCGGTCGATGACGATCAGCTGCTCGAGGAAGCGGAGAACGTCGTCCACCTGTCCCGCGAACTTCCCGCCGACTTTGCGCGGGTCGCAGAGTCGATCAACGCGATGCAACGCGATGTCGTCGCCGACCTGCGGCGGGACGTCCGGCCGACCGGTGAGGTACTGCGGGAGTATCTGCACCGCGGCCAGCACGTCATGGAGGCCACGCCCGAGGGGCGTGCGTTCTCCGGCGCGCTCAACCTCATCGGCGACCCGGAGAACATCGACCACCTCACCGATCAGCTCAGCATGCTGATGGCCCTGCCGTTCTCCCGGCACATGAGTGCCGATCAACGCCGCGAACTCCTCGCCATCGCCCGGCGGGTCGAGCAGGGTGTGCAGGAGGTGCTGACGGCGCAGCGTCGTGCGTCGCACGTGATCACGGCGCAGGTGAGGACACATGATCCTGTCCGTGACCGCGAGGTCGATGATCTGTTGCGTAACGTGATGTCCGGGCTGCAGACCTGGATGCAGGAGACGGCGGCCGACGCCCGCGCACACGACGCCGTCGCCCCGCTCCGTAGCTTCCCGACCGCACACCTCGGCCATCTGCGGCAGACGCTCAATGATCTCCATCCACCCGGAGCTCCGGAACCGCTGCGTCGCGAGGACGAGGAGGGCTGGGACAACCCGGACATTGAGTTCCTCCATGCTGACACCCGCGCCTGGGGCGGGCCGCACTACCCGGAACTGGAGCAGTTCGTCGCGGACCTCGACGGGCCGTTCGACCTGGCCACGGCCTTCGGCACCGTGCCGGACGACACCCGACGCCCCGTCGACCTGCTGGGACTGCTGGAGATCGCCCACCGTAACGGCATGGAAGAGGGTGATGACGTTTCGGTCGTCGAGACACTGCGTCCGGACGGGACCGTGCGCCGATTCGCCTTCGGTGCCGTCACCGCCCGAGCGGCTGCGAACACTGTGAAAGGATCGACCGAATGA
- a CDS encoding DUF4194 domain-containing protein: MTEPTDPPTDPFIDTVSMEQDPDECFAGDRGVLDPEVRRVLVRLLQRRFLQADRNRDDWKVLMDNQQVIESRLHDLFVRLVVDSDRGVAYKQQVRSDELDVPILLRDEAYTRAETLVLVYLRTIYQRESTAGELAARVDVEEVEQTVMTYFTEANGDIARRQKLIRNALGRLRQEGIIDEETEGRYRISPLVEIVLSADRLRELDDWLQEQIQGGSEQ; the protein is encoded by the coding sequence ATGACAGAGCCCACCGATCCGCCCACCGATCCCTTCATCGATACCGTGTCCATGGAGCAGGACCCGGACGAATGCTTCGCCGGTGACAGGGGAGTGCTCGACCCGGAGGTACGCCGGGTGCTGGTGCGTCTGCTGCAGCGCCGGTTCCTGCAGGCTGACCGTAACCGTGACGACTGGAAAGTCCTGATGGACAACCAGCAGGTCATCGAGTCGCGCCTGCATGATCTGTTCGTGCGGCTCGTGGTCGATTCCGACCGGGGAGTCGCCTACAAACAGCAGGTGCGCTCCGACGAACTCGACGTGCCGATCCTGCTTCGCGACGAGGCATACACCCGTGCCGAGACGCTGGTGCTGGTCTACCTGCGCACCATCTACCAACGTGAATCCACTGCCGGCGAACTCGCAGCCCGGGTCGATGTCGAAGAGGTCGAGCAGACCGTGATGACCTACTTCACCGAAGCCAACGGTGACATCGCACGGCGGCAGAAACTGATCCGCAATGCTCTGGGGCGCCTGCGGCAGGAAGGCATCATCGACGAGGAGACCGAGGGCCGCTACCGGATCAGCCCCCTGGTCGAGATCGTGCTCAGCGCCGACCGGTTGCGGGAACTCGACGACTGGCTGCAAGAACAGATACAGGGAGGTTCTGAGCAGTGA
- a CDS encoding ATP-binding protein yields MLDTLFGLVPAESRGQQWLADELHLVNWGGYEGAHRVKFSPEATLLCGGSGSGKSTLMDAYIALMMPHTTPFNGASNGGVTGRPRGEDQRNILSYSRGKIDESRTDDGTQVTVLRGDGCDTWTAVSMTWTDHDGSRFTAVRAWYVPASARVLEDTVKVRGVVEGDFDPASLETAASQRLADSAVKAAGLETMATDREFLARVHSVLGIGAAGAGAKAMSLLARIQAGQQITTVDELYKRMVLEEPETMVTADAVVAHFDELESTRTRMVTAQKQVRVLQPIRGIRSKIEESAERLRLLDEIGRFSDPASLTALWRTGRRLELLHEAETEVRKQKQAADADVRAQMALAEAAETERDGLLDVLRHSGGDRLDTAERELAQVERRLSTVQQARARFDENIACLNQDVDTEADFTALAERARAALADPGAKTSARDDYAESRVELKKLRRQLAELETEQRWTEQRRDNIPERLHVARRLLADAAGLSTEDLPFVGELIDVSTEYEPWREAFNLALGGFATTMLIDADDLARFRAAVDAVRTDVRLRYEGVHTGFAQRDRLDPQRLPGRLDYRETAFTGWLQDRLERQFGFFCVDSTDGLSARQPALTITGQVSQGDRGAHGGHGGRNVLGFSSRRRLAELEGDVADLREKIRVAEDAERRAGAELDDLDARHAAYARVTDVSWNQIDVATVEQERERWAGIIADITDGNPEIADLQQQIATLKTKVTRLQESTGRAKGDQERLARQWADTVDEVDAAQAALDEAEGAERSLSDAQTSYLNERFDPAGGGASGSRLARFDAALDTASRRLEDDRAAAQSTVSEQRETLRRTLETFLDTWPNPTLRADPDTSLKDFERILEDLETSGLHELEAEWRNSLLTLSGNDLTNLDSTLGRSLREIRERIEPINRIMENLPFYDDDHRLQIVPRENQSEVRRRFRKDLRDVRRLIEDAASDAEREQAYERMARLINRIRRTAPDFADLVDVRNHVRVSAEKIHAESKEHAALYDHIGEKSGGESQELIAFIVGAALRYQLGDADAERPRYAPVFLDEALIKADAHFTKRAIGAWRGLGFQLVIGAPNDKYSAIEPHVDVEYDILKDTQGRSWAKPKVALLD; encoded by the coding sequence ATGCTTGACACGTTGTTCGGACTGGTGCCGGCGGAATCCCGCGGGCAGCAGTGGTTGGCCGACGAGCTTCACCTGGTCAACTGGGGCGGATACGAGGGAGCCCACCGCGTGAAGTTTTCCCCCGAAGCGACGCTGCTCTGCGGCGGTTCCGGTTCGGGGAAGTCCACGCTGATGGACGCCTACATTGCTCTGATGATGCCGCACACCACACCGTTCAACGGTGCATCCAACGGTGGTGTCACCGGGCGTCCCCGCGGGGAAGACCAGCGCAACATCCTGTCCTACAGCCGCGGCAAGATCGATGAGTCCCGCACCGATGACGGTACCCAGGTCACCGTGCTGCGTGGTGACGGATGCGATACCTGGACCGCGGTCTCGATGACCTGGACCGATCACGACGGCTCCCGGTTCACCGCCGTGCGCGCCTGGTACGTCCCGGCCTCCGCCCGGGTGCTGGAGGACACCGTCAAGGTCCGCGGAGTGGTGGAGGGAGATTTCGACCCGGCCTCTCTCGAGACGGCAGCGTCCCAGCGTCTGGCGGATTCCGCGGTCAAGGCCGCTGGCCTGGAGACGATGGCCACCGACCGCGAGTTCCTGGCACGGGTGCATTCGGTTCTCGGCATCGGGGCCGCGGGTGCGGGCGCCAAGGCCATGAGTCTGCTGGCCCGGATTCAGGCGGGTCAGCAGATCACCACCGTGGACGAACTGTACAAACGCATGGTCCTCGAGGAACCCGAGACGATGGTCACCGCGGATGCCGTCGTCGCACACTTCGATGAGCTGGAGAGCACCCGGACCAGGATGGTCACCGCACAGAAGCAGGTGCGGGTGCTGCAGCCGATCCGGGGGATCCGGTCGAAGATCGAGGAGTCCGCCGAGCGGTTACGCCTGCTCGACGAGATCGGGCGCTTCTCGGACCCGGCGTCGTTGACAGCCCTGTGGCGGACCGGACGCCGACTGGAGCTGCTCCACGAGGCGGAGACCGAGGTCAGGAAGCAGAAGCAGGCGGCGGACGCTGACGTCCGGGCCCAGATGGCGCTGGCTGAGGCAGCAGAGACAGAACGCGACGGCCTGCTGGACGTCCTGCGTCACTCCGGTGGTGACCGCCTGGACACCGCCGAGCGGGAGCTTGCACAGGTGGAACGTCGGCTGTCCACGGTCCAGCAGGCCCGCGCACGGTTCGACGAGAACATCGCCTGCCTGAACCAGGACGTCGACACAGAGGCGGATTTCACTGCCCTGGCCGAGCGCGCCCGTGCAGCTCTCGCTGATCCGGGGGCGAAGACCTCCGCCCGTGACGACTACGCAGAATCGCGCGTGGAGCTCAAGAAGCTGCGACGCCAGCTCGCCGAGCTGGAGACCGAACAGCGGTGGACCGAGCAACGCAGGGACAACATCCCGGAGCGGCTGCACGTCGCTCGGCGGCTCCTCGCCGACGCCGCAGGGCTGTCGACCGAGGACCTGCCGTTCGTTGGTGAACTCATTGACGTGTCGACCGAATACGAACCCTGGCGAGAGGCATTCAACCTCGCCCTCGGCGGTTTCGCCACCACGATGCTCATTGACGCCGACGACCTGGCCCGCTTCCGGGCGGCTGTCGATGCGGTACGCACGGACGTTCGGCTGCGCTACGAAGGTGTGCACACCGGCTTTGCCCAGCGTGACCGTCTCGACCCGCAGCGCCTGCCCGGCCGGCTCGACTACCGGGAGACCGCGTTCACCGGGTGGTTGCAGGACCGGCTGGAACGCCAGTTCGGCTTCTTCTGTGTCGATTCCACCGACGGACTTTCAGCGCGGCAACCCGCACTGACGATCACCGGCCAGGTGTCCCAGGGGGACCGCGGCGCCCACGGCGGGCACGGCGGACGTAATGTGCTGGGATTCTCCAGCCGACGCCGCCTGGCAGAACTGGAGGGAGACGTGGCCGACCTCCGAGAGAAGATCCGGGTCGCCGAGGACGCGGAACGCCGGGCAGGCGCCGAACTGGACGACCTGGACGCCCGCCACGCTGCCTATGCACGGGTGACGGACGTGAGCTGGAACCAGATCGACGTCGCCACTGTCGAGCAGGAGCGCGAACGCTGGGCGGGCATCATCGCCGACATCACCGACGGCAATCCTGAGATCGCCGACCTTCAGCAGCAGATTGCCACGTTGAAGACGAAAGTCACCCGACTGCAGGAGAGCACCGGCCGGGCGAAAGGCGACCAGGAGCGACTGGCCCGGCAGTGGGCCGACACCGTCGACGAGGTTGACGCGGCGCAGGCCGCCCTCGATGAGGCGGAGGGCGCGGAGCGGTCGCTCAGCGACGCCCAGACGTCCTACCTGAACGAGCGCTTCGACCCGGCGGGCGGTGGGGCCTCCGGCTCCCGGCTGGCCCGGTTCGACGCCGCGCTGGACACCGCCTCCCGTCGCCTGGAGGACGATCGGGCAGCCGCCCAGTCCACCGTGTCGGAGCAGCGCGAGACACTGCGTCGCACCCTGGAGACGTTCCTGGACACCTGGCCGAACCCCACGCTGCGCGCCGATCCCGACACTTCCCTGAAGGACTTCGAGAGGATCCTCGAGGACCTGGAGACCAGCGGACTACATGAGCTGGAGGCTGAGTGGAGGAACAGTCTGCTCACCCTGTCGGGCAATGACCTGACCAATCTGGACTCGACGCTGGGCCGCTCCCTGCGGGAGATCCGTGAGCGGATCGAGCCGATCAACCGGATCATGGAAAACCTCCCGTTCTACGACGACGACCACCGGCTCCAGATCGTCCCCCGGGAGAATCAGTCGGAGGTGCGGCGGCGGTTCCGCAAGGACCTGCGTGACGTCCGCCGTTTGATCGAGGACGCCGCCAGCGACGCCGAACGCGAGCAGGCTTATGAGCGCATGGCACGGCTGATCAACCGGATCCGCCGGACGGCCCCGGACTTCGCCGACCTCGTCGACGTGCGCAACCATGTGCGGGTCAGCGCGGAGAAGATTCACGCCGAGTCCAAGGAGCATGCTGCGCTCTACGACCACATCGGTGAGAAGTCTGGTGGGGAGTCTCAGGAGTTGATCGCCTTCATCGTCGGTGCCGCGCTGCGCTACCAGCTCGGCGACGCCGACGCCGAACGACCACGCTATGCCCCGGTGTTCCTGGACGAGGCGCTGATCAAGGCTGACGCACACTTCACCAAGCGTGCCATCGGAGCATGGCGTGGGCTGGGATTCCAGCTGGTCATCGGTGCTCCGAATGACAAGTACAGCGCGATCGAACCGCATGTGGATGTTGAGTACGACATCCTCAAGGACACTCAGGGCCGTTCCTGGGCGAAGCCAAAGGTGGCGTTGCTGGACTAG
- a CDS encoding universal stress protein: MTKTIVTGVDSSQTALAAAQKAAELADGIGTELHVLSAYSISASVTLQAAKSNNMGPGTSAAYQKLTDGYSHAAQEVADSVAAVLRETYPSLTVHASAVEGTPADVLLLQAEKLNADTIVVGNKHVQGISRILGSVARKVAAEAACDLYIVNTTQQ; encoded by the coding sequence ATGACGAAGACTATTGTGACCGGGGTCGACTCCAGCCAGACGGCGCTCGCCGCCGCACAGAAAGCGGCGGAGCTAGCCGACGGAATCGGCACGGAGCTGCACGTCCTCTCCGCGTACAGCATCAGCGCCTCGGTCACCCTGCAGGCGGCCAAGAGCAACAACATGGGCCCCGGAACCTCGGCCGCCTATCAGAAGCTCACCGACGGCTACTCCCATGCCGCCCAGGAGGTCGCCGATTCTGTCGCCGCCGTCCTGCGCGAAACCTACCCGTCGCTGACAGTCCACGCCTCCGCCGTCGAAGGAACCCCGGCCGATGTGCTCCTGCTCCAGGCGGAGAAGCTCAACGCTGACACCATCGTCGTCGGTAACAAGCACGTCCAGGGCATCTCGCGGATCCTCGGAAGTGTGGCACGCAAAGTGGCGGCGGAAGCAGCCTGCGACCTCTACATCGTCAACACCACCCAGCAGTAA
- a CDS encoding universal stress protein, translating into MTETTRTIVTGVDSSQTALNAAEKAAELAEGLGAELHIFSAYSISTADTLQSFKTKDLGISTSVAYQNLTDGQARAAAQIADAVAAVLQEAHPELTIVASAEEGTPAEVLVQQARQLKADTIVVGNKHVQGISRILGSVARKVAAEATCDLYIVNTTHR; encoded by the coding sequence ATGACCGAAACGACCAGAACCATCGTCACAGGCGTGGACTCCAGCCAGACGGCACTCAACGCCGCGGAGAAAGCTGCCGAACTCGCTGAAGGCCTCGGCGCGGAGCTCCACATCTTCTCCGCATACAGCATCAGTACCGCTGACACGCTGCAGTCGTTCAAGACCAAGGATCTCGGGATCTCCACCTCGGTGGCCTACCAGAACCTCACCGACGGCCAGGCCCGGGCTGCTGCTCAGATCGCAGACGCTGTCGCCGCCGTTCTGCAGGAGGCACACCCGGAGCTGACCATCGTAGCCTCCGCAGAGGAAGGGACCCCCGCCGAGGTTCTCGTGCAGCAGGCCCGGCAGCTGAAGGCGGACACAATCGTGGTGGGCAACAAACATGTCCAGGGCATCTCCCGGATCCTCGGCAGCGTCGCCCGCAAGGTCGCCGCCGAGGCGACCTGTGACCTCTATATCGTCAACACCACCCACCGTTGA
- a CDS encoding tripartite tricarboxylate transporter permease, protein MSNWMDGFSAVADFQVVIMLVLGVLIGMVVGALPGISATVGVALLLPFTFALEPLAGMMLLLGIYGGAVYAGSIPAILIRTPGTPASAATVADGHAMAMAGKGVQALKISVLASCIGGFIGVLLLAFFSPVIADFALGFGSSANFMLALFALTIIASISEGRMVKGLIAGFLGLGIAMIGLDTIQGFPRLTFGNADLISGISFIPLMIGLFAVSEAFLQVERVAKLNLKMKPEKFSATPSWFRKLMPSGILGSAIGFVIGIIPGVGGDISSFVAYNESKRAAKDKSKYGKGDPRGIAAAESAKNAGTAGALVPTLTLGIPGDVTSAVLIGALTVHGLQPGPTLFTGSPDLIYGLFIGFAVVYLVLLILGWFGTGFWVKLIESVPPRLLWPSVIVLAVVGSYAMRSSVFDVLVMFLAAILGYIMVKGGFPLAPLIIGVILGPIAESGFRRAMIINDGSFRWMLEPIPLVLGILTVASIGFAIWQAVRRPKLIDKADQLNKADEQSSDDEQSSDLAAEYNDVRDDHPDDDSVDATAAPTSTDDEKGTR, encoded by the coding sequence ATGAGTAATTGGATGGACGGCTTCAGCGCCGTCGCAGACTTCCAGGTCGTGATCATGCTTGTCCTGGGTGTCCTGATCGGCATGGTTGTGGGTGCCCTCCCCGGCATCTCCGCGACCGTCGGAGTGGCACTGCTGCTCCCCTTCACCTTCGCCCTGGAACCGCTGGCCGGCATGATGCTCCTGCTGGGCATTTACGGCGGAGCGGTGTATGCGGGATCGATTCCCGCGATCCTCATTCGTACTCCGGGGACCCCTGCCTCTGCCGCGACAGTCGCCGACGGCCATGCCATGGCGATGGCTGGCAAAGGTGTGCAGGCGCTGAAGATCTCGGTGCTCGCATCCTGCATCGGTGGTTTCATCGGTGTGCTGCTGCTCGCCTTCTTCTCCCCTGTCATCGCCGACTTCGCCCTGGGCTTCGGCTCTTCGGCAAACTTCATGCTGGCCCTGTTCGCCCTCACCATCATCGCCTCCATCTCGGAGGGCCGGATGGTCAAGGGTCTCATCGCCGGATTCCTGGGCCTGGGCATCGCCATGATCGGCCTCGACACGATCCAGGGCTTCCCGCGTCTGACCTTCGGCAACGCCGACCTGATCTCGGGTATCTCCTTCATCCCCCTGATGATCGGCCTCTTCGCCGTCTCCGAGGCCTTCCTCCAGGTCGAACGGGTCGCCAAACTGAACCTCAAGATGAAGCCGGAGAAGTTCAGTGCCACCCCCTCGTGGTTCCGCAAGCTCATGCCCTCCGGCATCCTGGGATCCGCCATCGGCTTCGTCATCGGAATCATCCCCGGTGTCGGCGGTGACATCAGCTCCTTCGTGGCCTACAACGAGTCCAAGCGGGCGGCGAAGGACAAGTCCAAGTACGGCAAAGGCGACCCGCGTGGTATCGCTGCCGCCGAGTCCGCCAAGAACGCCGGCACCGCCGGCGCCCTGGTCCCCACCCTGACCCTCGGCATCCCCGGCGACGTCACCTCGGCGGTGTTGATCGGTGCCCTGACCGTGCATGGTCTGCAGCCGGGACCGACGCTGTTCACCGGCAGCCCCGACCTGATCTACGGCCTGTTCATCGGCTTCGCCGTCGTCTACCTCGTCCTGCTGATCCTGGGCTGGTTCGGAACGGGTTTCTGGGTGAAGCTCATCGAGTCCGTCCCGCCGCGTCTGCTCTGGCCGTCGGTGATCGTCCTGGCCGTCGTCGGCTCCTACGCCATGCGCTCCAGCGTTTTCGACGTACTGGTGATGTTCCTGGCGGCGATCCTGGGCTACATCATGGTCAAGGGCGGCTTCCCGCTGGCGCCGCTGATCATCGGTGTGATCCTCGGCCCGATCGCCGAGAGTGGTTTCCGCCGCGCGATGATCATCAACGACGGGAGCTTCCGGTGGATGCTCGAACCCATCCCGCTGGTTCTCGGTATCCTGACCGTGGCCTCCATCGGCTTCGCCATCTGGCAGGCTGTCCGACGGCCGAAGCTGATCGACAAGGCCGACCAACTCAACAAGGCCGACGAGCAGAGTTCTGACGACGAGCAGAGTTCTGACCTTGCCGCCGAGTACAACGATGTCCGGGACGATCACCCGGATGATGATTCTGTCGATGCCACGGCCGCGCCGACGTCGACCGACGACGAGAAAGGCACACGATGA
- a CDS encoding tripartite tricarboxylate transporter TctB family protein — translation MSTSTDTPTSTPVDSATPTRDGSLLGDRIIAVIVIVLGAVVLFLAFGFPAPGQPEDPGTAALPRLIGGALVVLGVMLFFNCEKNIFLPEPGSRLRTGLIVVASVAYTFALTPLGFMLSSLIFMVFGLLIMGIRSILRLVLVPVIISVAVYYLFTDALGVYLPSGIIEGILP, via the coding sequence ATGTCCACATCCACTGACACACCCACCAGCACACCTGTTGACAGCGCGACACCCACGCGAGACGGTTCCCTGCTCGGCGACCGCATCATCGCCGTGATCGTCATCGTGCTGGGAGCAGTCGTCCTGTTCCTGGCCTTCGGGTTCCCCGCTCCGGGCCAACCGGAAGACCCGGGAACCGCGGCCCTGCCCCGCCTCATCGGCGGAGCCCTCGTCGTCCTGGGAGTGATGCTCTTCTTCAACTGTGAGAAGAACATCTTCCTGCCGGAGCCGGGATCGCGCCTGAGGACCGGGCTGATTGTCGTGGCGAGCGTGGCCTACACCTTCGCGCTGACGCCGCTGGGTTTCATGCTCTCGTCCCTGATCTTCATGGTGTTCGGACTGTTGATCATGGGTATCCGGAGCATCCTCCGGCTCGTGCTCGTGCCCGTCATCATCTCGGTCGCCGTCTACTACCTGTTCACCGACGCCCTGGGGGTCTACCTGCCCTCCGGCATCATTGAGGGGATTCTGCCATGA
- a CDS encoding tripartite tricarboxylate transporter substrate binding protein has protein sequence MSGQIPTRRRTPTSSKARTSIAALTMIGALALTSCGSDDESEGSSSGSGAPLNLVVPFDPGGSADGTARQLAVYAQQTCGRDVIIRNETGGSGTVGFQSVASSAADGNTIGVASIELSILPHLGVSEIGPDDVRGIMQYSEQPIAYGVLPDSDIEDIDELLTTNEDVTMASSGTGSIYHMGFAGLAQEADQPNIRNVPYGGAAGALQAVMGGETRAVSVGAAEIAPFIEGGQLRALAIAGEDRLDDFLPGVPTLKEAGMDWTSFAILGLFAPAGTPDEAVEELNECFNEARQSEGFSTYMDNLGFTQEYKNAADFDAFLSEEYDRYQTVVEDAGLGGN, from the coding sequence ATGAGTGGACAGATCCCAACTAGACGAAGAACACCAACCAGCAGCAAGGCACGCACCAGTATCGCGGCCCTCACGATGATCGGGGCCCTGGCCCTGACCTCCTGCGGCTCGGACGATGAATCGGAGGGCTCATCCTCCGGCAGCGGTGCACCCCTGAACCTTGTCGTCCCCTTCGACCCGGGCGGCTCCGCCGACGGCACCGCCCGTCAGCTCGCCGTCTACGCGCAGCAGACCTGCGGCAGGGACGTCATCATCCGCAACGAGACCGGCGGTTCCGGAACCGTCGGATTCCAGTCCGTCGCATCCTCCGCCGCCGACGGCAACACCATCGGCGTGGCGTCCATCGAGCTGTCGATTCTGCCCCACCTGGGAGTCTCCGAGATCGGGCCGGACGACGTCCGCGGCATCATGCAGTACAGCGAACAACCCATCGCCTATGGCGTGTTGCCAGACTCCGACATCGAGGACATCGACGAGTTACTGACCACGAACGAAGACGTCACCATGGCCAGCTCCGGTACCGGCTCGATCTACCACATGGGTTTCGCCGGGCTCGCCCAGGAAGCCGACCAACCCAATATCCGTAACGTCCCCTACGGCGGTGCAGCCGGCGCACTGCAGGCCGTGATGGGCGGCGAGACCCGAGCCGTGTCCGTCGGCGCCGCAGAGATCGCCCCCTTCATTGAGGGCGGACAGCTACGCGCCCTGGCGATCGCCGGTGAGGACCGCCTGGACGACTTCCTTCCGGGGGTCCCCACCCTCAAGGAAGCCGGAATGGACTGGACGAGCTTCGCCATCCTCGGGCTCTTCGCTCCCGCGGGAACCCCGGACGAGGCCGTCGAGGAACTCAACGAGTGCTTCAACGAGGCGCGCCAGAGCGAAGGTTTCTCCACCTACATGGACAACCTGGGATTCACCCAGGAATACAAGAATGCCGCCGACTTCGACGCCTTCCTCTCCGAGGAATACGACCGTTACCAAACAGTCGTCGAGGACGCCGGACTGGGAGGCAACTGA
- a CDS encoding cupin has product MRFIDASTFTADRPWGALDLGEFDQATAKLHWTDEPYTWHVNDGPEIFVVLDGTVDMHYLVEDEEHIERLTPGTVCCVDIGDAHVAHPDAEARILVVERKGSV; this is encoded by the coding sequence ATGAGGTTCATCGACGCCAGCACGTTCACCGCCGACCGCCCCTGGGGTGCCCTCGACCTCGGCGAGTTCGACCAGGCGACCGCGAAACTCCACTGGACCGACGAGCCCTACACGTGGCACGTCAACGACGGCCCGGAGATCTTCGTCGTCCTCGACGGCACCGTGGACATGCACTACCTCGTCGAGGACGAAGAGCATATCGAACGACTCACACCCGGAACGGTGTGTTGCGTCGACATCGGCGACGCCCATGTCGCCCACCCCGATGCCGAGGCCCGGATCCTCGTGGTCGAGCGCAAGGGCAGTGTGTGA